A part of Falco naumanni isolate bFalNau1 chromosome 19, bFalNau1.pat, whole genome shotgun sequence genomic DNA contains:
- the LOC121099361 gene encoding protein rtoA-like isoform X1, whose translation MLLRLLLLLLVFCAAAQAEAEGQKPEQRGSNRASAGTVGFLHLHTRSSGAVTADEHQVTSEKNEGEHPESDPSKEDTNVDTDNKEATNTGQRNANDEEVVNKDQKGTDAPDPGSAGEKQEDQNGSSEGNESSKQTKESSSTDNQPSSPSGGSTGNENSHTNSQGSDNKDQDNKDQSNNQDSTNNNQTNKQDGSTENQGSSGQNQGSNGQNAGNQQESSDKDQGNKKDGNGANPGQSGAGNGANPGQSGAGNGGNQGQNGAGNSANPGQSGTSNSVGNGGNQGQSGTGNGGNQGQSGTGNGGNQGQSGTGNGGNQGQSGTGNGGNQGQSGTGNGGNQGQSGTGNGGNQGQSGTSNGGNQGQSGTGNGVSNGGNQGQSGTGNGANPGQSGTGNGGNQGQSGTGNGGNQGQSGDGQRREPGPEWDGQRREPGPEWDGQRREPGQQPG comes from the exons AtgctgctgcggctgctgctgctgctcttggtgTTCTGCGCCGCCGCCCAGGCTGAGG CTGAGGGGCAGAAACCAGAGCAAAGAGGGTCCAACAGAGCTTCAGCAGGCACTGTGGGATTCCTCCATCTGCACACACGGAGCAGCGGGGCCGTCACAGCAGATGAGCACCAGGTTACATCCGAAAAGAATGAAGGGGAGCACCCTGAATCAGATCCAAGCAAGGAGGACACCAACGTGGACACAGATAACAAAGAGGCAACAAATACGGGCCAGAGGAATGCGAATGATGAAGAGGTGGTGAATAAGGACCAGAAGGGCACAGATGCACCTGACCCTGGTAGTGCCGGGGAGAAGCAAGAAGACCAGAATGGCAGCAGCGAAGGCAACGAGTCAAGTAAACAAACcaaagagagcagcagcactgacaaTCAGCCCAGCAGCCCGAGTGGTGGCAGCACCGGTAATGAGAACAGCCACACCAATAGCCAGGGCAGTGACAACAAGGACCAGGACAATAAGGACCAGAGCAACAACCAGGACAGTACCAACAACAACCAGACCAACAAACAGGACGGCAGCACTGAGAACCAGGGCAGCAGTGGTCAGAACCAGGGCAGCAATGGTCAGAACGCGGGCAACCAGCAGGAGAGCAGTGACAAGGACCAGGGCAACAAGAAGGATGGCAATGGCGCGAACCCGGGCCAGAGTGGGGCGGGCAACGGTGCAAACCCGGGCCAGAGCGGGGCGGGCAATGGCGGGAACCAGGGCCAGAATGGGGCGGGCAACAGCGCGAACCCAGGTCAGAGTGGGACGAGCAACAGCGTGGGCAACGGCGGGAACCAGGGCCAGAGTGGGACGGGCAACGGCGGGAACCAGGGCCAGAGTGGGACGGGCAACGGCGGGAACCAGGGCCAGAGTGGGACGGGCAACGGCGGGAACCAGGGCCAGAGTGGGACGGGCAACGGCGGGAACCAGGGCCAGAGTGGGACGGGCAACGGCGGGAACCAGGGCCAGAGTGGGACGGGCAACGGCGGGAACCAGGGCCAGAGTGGGACGAGCAACGGCGGGAACCAGGGCCAGAGTGGGACGGGCAACGGCGTGAGCAATGGCGGGAACCAGGGCCAGAGTGGGACGGGCAACGGCGCGAACCCAGGTCAGAGTGGGACGGGCAACGGCGGGAACCAGGGCCAGAGTGGGACGGGCAACGGCGGGAACCAGGGCCAGAGTGGGGACGGGCAACGGCGGGAACCAGGGCCAGAGTGGGACGGGCAACGGCGGGAACCAGGGCCAGAGTGGGACGGGCAACGGCGGGAACCAGGGCAACAACCAGGGTAA
- the LOC121099361 gene encoding cell wall protein IFF6-like isoform X2, whose amino-acid sequence MLLRLLLLLLVFCAAAQAEAEGQKPEQRGSNRASAGTVGFLHLHTRSSGAVTADEHQVTSEKNEGEHPESDPSKEDTNVDTDNKEATNTGQRNANDEEVVNKDQKGTDAPDPGSAGEKQEDQNGSSEGNESSKQTKESSSTDNQPSSPSGGSTGNENSHTNSQGSDNKDQDNKDQSNNQDSTNNNQTNKQDGSTENQGSSGQNQGSNGQNAGNQQESSDKDQGNKKDGNGANPGQSGAGNGAGNSANPGQSGTSNSVGNGGNQGQSGTGNGGNQGQSGTGNGGNQGQSGTGNGGNQGQSGTGNGGNQGQSGTGNGGNQGQSGTGNGGNQGQSGTSNGGNQGQSGTGNGVSNGGNQGQSGTGNGANPGQSGTGNGGNQGQSGTGNGGNQGQSGDGQRREPGPEWDGQRREPGPEWDGQRREPGQQPG is encoded by the exons AtgctgctgcggctgctgctgctgctcttggtgTTCTGCGCCGCCGCCCAGGCTGAGG CTGAGGGGCAGAAACCAGAGCAAAGAGGGTCCAACAGAGCTTCAGCAGGCACTGTGGGATTCCTCCATCTGCACACACGGAGCAGCGGGGCCGTCACAGCAGATGAGCACCAGGTTACATCCGAAAAGAATGAAGGGGAGCACCCTGAATCAGATCCAAGCAAGGAGGACACCAACGTGGACACAGATAACAAAGAGGCAACAAATACGGGCCAGAGGAATGCGAATGATGAAGAGGTGGTGAATAAGGACCAGAAGGGCACAGATGCACCTGACCCTGGTAGTGCCGGGGAGAAGCAAGAAGACCAGAATGGCAGCAGCGAAGGCAACGAGTCAAGTAAACAAACcaaagagagcagcagcactgacaaTCAGCCCAGCAGCCCGAGTGGTGGCAGCACCGGTAATGAGAACAGCCACACCAATAGCCAGGGCAGTGACAACAAGGACCAGGACAATAAGGACCAGAGCAACAACCAGGACAGTACCAACAACAACCAGACCAACAAACAGGACGGCAGCACTGAGAACCAGGGCAGCAGTGGTCAGAACCAGGGCAGCAATGGTCAGAACGCGGGCAACCAGCAGGAGAGCAGTGACAAGGACCAGGGCAACAAGAAGGATGGCAATGGCGCGAACCCGGGCCAGAGTGGGGCGGGCAAC GGGGCGGGCAACAGCGCGAACCCAGGTCAGAGTGGGACGAGCAACAGCGTGGGCAACGGCGGGAACCAGGGCCAGAGTGGGACGGGCAACGGCGGGAACCAGGGCCAGAGTGGGACGGGCAACGGCGGGAACCAGGGCCAGAGTGGGACGGGCAACGGCGGGAACCAGGGCCAGAGTGGGACGGGCAACGGCGGGAACCAGGGCCAGAGTGGGACGGGCAACGGCGGGAACCAGGGCCAGAGTGGGACGGGCAACGGCGGGAACCAGGGCCAGAGTGGGACGAGCAACGGCGGGAACCAGGGCCAGAGTGGGACGGGCAACGGCGTGAGCAATGGCGGGAACCAGGGCCAGAGTGGGACGGGCAACGGCGCGAACCCAGGTCAGAGTGGGACGGGCAACGGCGGGAACCAGGGCCAGAGTGGGACGGGCAACGGCGGGAACCAGGGCCAGAGTGGGGACGGGCAACGGCGGGAACCAGGGCCAGAGTGGGACGGGCAACGGCGGGAACCAGGGCCAGAGTGGGACGGGCAACGGCGGGAACCAGGGCAACAACCAGGGTAA